The following coding sequences lie in one Carassius carassius chromosome 1, fCarCar2.1, whole genome shotgun sequence genomic window:
- the LOC132142056 gene encoding protein LSM12 homolog B — MAAPGPGEYFCVGSHVSCITCLGQRLQGEVVAFDYPSKMLTLKCAPSSGKPNLSDVVLVNLAYVSDVDIISDRTETPPPLASLNFNKLVNRARAEKEDKLSQAYAVSAGVSVEGQQLFQTIHKTIKDCRWQEKNIMVMDDVVISPPYQVDNCKGKEGSALSHVQKIVEKHFRDMESQKSVQHSQQAQQTQKDSALSS, encoded by the exons ATGGCGGCTCCTGGTCCAGGGGAGTATTTCTGCGTCGGGAGCCATGTCTCCTGCATCACCTGCCTGGGGCAGCGCCTGCAAGGAGAGGTCGTCGCTTTTGACTACCCTTCCAAGATGCTGACTTTGA AATGTGCCCCGTCCAGCGGTAAACCCAATCTCAGCGATGTGGTGCTTGTTAACTTGGCCTACGTGTCGGATGTGGACATTATCAGTGACCGCACTGAAACTCCTCCCCCTTTAGCATCTCTCAATTTTAACAAG CTTGTAAATAGAGCACGGGCAGAAAAGGAAGACAAGTTGTCGCAAGCTTATGCAGTTAGTGCTGGTGTATCTGTAGAGGGCCAACAGCTGTTCCAGACCATTCATAAAAC CATCAAAGACTGCAGGTGGCAGGAGAAAAACATAATGGTGATGGATGATGTTGTAATCAGTCCGCCATACCAAGTGGACAACTGTAAAGGCAAAGAGGGCAGCGCTTTAAGCCATGTGCAGAAAATA GTGGAGAAACATTTTCGAGATATGGAGAGCCAAAAATCAGTGCAGCATTCACAGCAAGCTCAACAAACACAGAAAGACTCTGCTTTATCATCATGA